DNA sequence from the ANME-2 cluster archaeon genome:
TATTGCACCCGTGGGCAACGGCACCCTGATATGGGGCATCTTCGAGGCTTTCAGGGATATGCACGCTGTGGGGGTCATTGAGCGCAAGCCTGCGATTTTCGGAGTGCAGGTGGATGCCTGCCGACCTGTAGTGGATGCATGGGGGAAGGGGGTGACTGAGATCATTGCTGTTGAGGACCCCCAGACTCTTGCTACTGCTATTGCATGTGGGGACCCGATTGACGGGTTGGGGGCTTTGCGTGCGATAAGGGAGACGGGGGGGCAAGGAGTGAGTGTTTCGGATGCTCAGGTGATAGAGGCGCGGGATTTTTTGGCAAAGAATGGTATCTTTGTGGAGCCAAGTGGTGCGGTGGCGTATGCGGGGGCACGAATGGTGAAAGGGGAGTTGAAGAGTAAAACTGTGGTGTGCATGGCTACAGGGCACGGATTGAAGGATATGTATGGGATTGAGTGAAGGAAGATGTGGCTACCCGTTACGGCATAGACATAGCGCCGAACATGGTCATACTGGATAGCGATGGTATAGTTGTGAAGACGGGATATACGGGCAGTGATGAGTTGAAGGCACTGGTTGAAGAGCAATAAAGAACGAGAATCATAATCCCCCATACACACCTTGCAGCAGCAGTGCGTCCCCCTCCAGGTTAGGACTTTCGCATATCACAGTACCCTTGATACCGTACTCCTTCCACGCTCTGATGAGTCCGTGATAATCCAGATCTGATTCCTCAAGTATCAGGTGGTTCTTCTCCCCCTTTGGACCGTATTCGATACCTGATACATGGATATGCATATTGTCAAGCCCTTCTTTGCCCAGATAGTCCTCAACCGTCTCAAGTATCCCGCAAAACTCCTCATACGAGTTCAGCGTCCCTTCACGCGCGTGCATGTGCGAGAAATCATAACATGGAACCACGCCTTCCAGTTCCGCGCCCATCTCCAGCAGTTCAATGAGAGTGCCGAACTGGGAACCCTTACCAGTGGTCTCGGGGCGCAGCAGTATATCAGTGCCCTCATCCTCAAGGTGCGCTGCCATTTCCATCAGGTGGGTCTTCACAATGCCATATACCGTTTCCGAAGGGTCATCATGGTAATAAGCCGGATGGAATACCACACTCCTGGCACCGAATAGTGCACCTATCCTGGCAGAATCAAGAATACGAGTGCGGCTGGCATCTACTTTATC
Encoded proteins:
- a CDS encoding TIM barrel protein yields the protein MKTLRFGTAGTPISSPSRDSISGVKRIHELGLRCMEVEFVRGVKMGTETAEKVGQAAIMNDIALSVHAPYYINLNSRELDKVDASRTRILDSARIGALFGARSVVFHPAYYHDDPSETVYGIVKTHLMEMAAHLEDEGTDILLRPETTGKGSQFGTLIELLEMGAELEGVVPCYDFSHMHAREGTLNSYEEFCGILETVEDYLGKEGLDNMHIHVSGIEYGPKGEKNHLILEESDLDYHGLIRAWKEYGIKGTVICESPNLEGDALLLQGVYGGL